Within Paenibacillus albicereus, the genomic segment CGGCGCGTAATGCGCGTACTTCATGCCGGGCGAGCGCGGAGCGGAGCCGGGCCCGCCCGCGCCCTCGAGAGCATCCCTGCCTGTCTGGAAGGCAAGCTCCGGATCCGCGTGTCCGCCCGCTGGAGCCGCCTCAAGCTGCACGTCGAACCCCGCCGCGCGCAGCTGTTCCGGCGTCACCCCGCCCGGCCGCAGGATGCGGACCGAGCCGGGGCCGGCGCATTCGGCGACGGTGGACTCCAGGCCGACGCCCGTCGGCCCGCCGTCCACGATGCCGGAGATGCGTCCGGCCAGGTCTTCCTGGACGTGCCGCGCCGCCGTCGGACTCGGCCGACCCGAACGGTTCGCACTCGGGGCCGCCACCGGACAGCCTGCCGCGCGGATGAGCCGCAACGCCACCTCATGGTCCGGCATGCGCACGGCGACCGTATCCAGTCCTGCGGTCACGCGAGGAGACACAGAGCCGGGCAAGGCGCGCAGGACGAGCGTAAGCGGGCCTGGCCAAAACCGCTCCGCCAGCCGGAGCTCGGTCTCGTTCAGCGGCCGGACCAGCCCTACGAGCTGCTCCATGCCGGCGATGTGCACGATGAGCGGGTTGTCGGACGGACGCCCTTTGGCCCGGAACACCTGCTCCACCGCCTCGGAGCTGCGGGCATCCGCCCCAAGCCCGTATACCGTCTCGGTCGGAAACGCGACCGTCCCGCCGGCGGCCAGCAGGGCGGCCGCCTCGTTCAGCTCGGCCTCCGTCAGCGCCGCCCCTTCCTGAGAGGGCCAGCGCTTCGTCGGCCGGATCGTTTCGTGAAGCTTGTCTGACATGCGATCATCCCATCCATCTGCTGCTTTTTTGCTTGCTATCAGTATACCCTTCCTCCACGGCTCCGTCCAAGGCCGCCATCGAAGGCCGCAGCGCTGCAACGCGCGAGGCCGAAGCGATCCGCTGCCTCGGCCCGCATAGGACGAAGCCAGGCTCGGCGTCCATTCGGGCCAAAAAAGAGACGGACACCGCGTTGGCGGTGCCCGTCTCTCCTCTCGATGACTGCCTTAGGCAAACAGGCCGCGCAGGAAGGAAAACAGCGACTCCAGCAGCTCCCAGACGAAAAACTTCGCCTGCGGTGCCTCGCCCGGCTCTGCTGCCGCCGCTGCGCCGTCCTGCACGGAATCGGTCGCCTGCACGGCTCCGCCCTTGGCAGCGGCCGCTTCCGCCTTCGGCACCGCCTCGCCGGAGTCCGAGTCGACGAAGCACAGCGGCGGGAACAGCACGCACCACCAGTTCTGTCCGGCGCCTTCGCCGAGCGTGATGCGCAGCGCTTCGTAATCGCCGGCGGGATAGACCTTCTCCCCATAAATCTTGGTCGGAAATTCCGCGAGTCCGAGCTCGGCCTTGAAGCCGTAGTCGAAGCCGCGCGCTTGCAGCTTCCGGGCCACGACCGCTTCGATGTCGCCCATGCGGGCCTGGAGCGCCGCGCGGGCTTGCTCGATCGTCTGCGGACCGGCGGCCCAGCCGTTCATCTCGGCTACGACCGCATCGCGGACGGCGCGCTTGACGGCTTGATCGACCGCCGAATCCGAATTGGCGAGAATGCGCAGGCGGATCGCTTCGTTCGGGATGCCGCCTGGCGCGATCGCCGCGTTTTCCCGCACGGACTCCCAGCTCATGAGCAGCACGGCCAGGCTGACGAGCAGATACAGATGGGAGAGGCGGAACGGGAAGCGGTACGCATGCGGCGCGGCGGCATAAGGACGACGGACGGAAGAATAGGAAGGAGTGCGAGAGACGGAAGAATAGGAAAGGGATGATCCAAGCATGACACAAGCTCCTCTCGGGCACCCGTCGGCACCGCCGCTTGCGTTCCGGAACGCTTTCTACCCCCAGTATGGTCCGTCTCCGACTCTTCTAAACGCGCCGGTCTGAAAAAAGAGAATGATAGACGAAAAGGTCCCGCTCTCGACCGTTCGAGAGCGGGACGCGGAGCTGCTAGCGGGTGCGCGTCGCGACGACGTGACGCTCGATCCCGCCGTAGTCGGTCACGATCCGGATGTCGTCCCACCCGCCGATCGCCTCCAGCAGTCCGGCGACCTGCCGGGACTGGCCGATGCCGAGCTCGAAGGCGACGAGGCGCGGCAGCTCGGCCATGGCGCGCAGCTGTTCCGCCATCCGGCGGTACGGATCGAGCCCGTCCGTCCCGCCGTCCAGCGCGAGACGGGGCTCGTAGTTCCGCACCTCCGGCTGCAGCCCAGCCAGGTCCGCGGCCGGAATGTAGGGCGGATTGGAGACGAGGATGTCGACCGCAAGCCCTTGGAAGGGCGAGCCGCTGTCCGGCAGGAAGGGAGCGAGCAGGTCCCCCTCCGCGAAACCGCGCATCGGGGCGGCAAGCCGCTGCGCATTGGCGCGAGCGACGGCCAGCGCGGCCGGCGACAGATCGGAGGCGTACACCTGCCAGCCCGGACGCTCGGCCGCCAGCGTCAGCGCGATCGCTCCGCTGCCGGTGCCGACATCGAGCGCAACCGGTCCGACGGCCGCCTCGGCGGGGGCCGTGCCGCGAGCGACGTTGTCCGCCGGGCCGCGCGGCCCAGCGTGCAGCGCCTGCTCGGCCGCGCGGGCAGAGCCTTTCGCCTCCGGCCACAACCGGTCGGCCGCCTGCAGCACGGCCTCGACGAGCAGCTCCGTCTCCGGACGAGGGATGAGCACGGCCGGCGACACGGCGAACGCCCGTCCGTAGAACCACTGCTCGCCGGCAATATACTGCGCCGGCTCTCCCCGGCCCTTGCGCCGGATCGCTTCGTTCCACGCCGCTTCCCGCTCGGCAGGGAAAGGCTCCCGCGCCCCGAGCATGAGCTCGGTCCGGCTGCGTCCGAGCACATGCTGCAGCAGCAGCGAGACGTTGTCCTCCGGCTCGTCTACGCCAAGCCCCGCCAGGTAAGCCGCCGCGCGGCGCTTCGCCTCGGCGATCGTCGCTCCCTCCGGCAGCTCGTGCTCCCGGGCCGTCTCCAGCGCCTCTCGACGCGCTGCGCCCTCCGCTGCGTCCGCCGGCCTCCCATGCTCCATGCTCCCCGCCCCTTTCGTTTTCGCTTGTCCATATGATCCGACTGCGGTTCCGCCCCATGAATTCCAAGAAGTCTGTCCGCCAAAAGAAGCTCCTCCCGGACGGGAGGAGCTTCTTCGCTTCGCTTGCGCGCCTGCTCGGGGCCGTCTCCGGCCGGCGTCGGCACGTCATGCCGGCACCGCCGCCGGCCTCCCCTTCACTCCGGGGCGCCCGGCGGCTTCGATCAGGCGAGGTTTTCCTTTTCGAGCAGCTCCGCTTGCTCCGCTACCGACAGAGAGTTGATGATCTCCGTCATGTCGCCGTTCATAACGGAGTCGAGCCGGTGCAGCGTCAGGCCGATGCGGTGATCGGTCACCCGGCTCTGCGGGAAGTTGTACGTGCGGATGCGCTCGCTGCGGTCGCCCGTGCCGACCTTGCTCTTGCGCTCGCCGGCGATCTTCGCTTCCTCTTCCTGGCGATGGATGTCGTAGATGCGGGCGCGCAGCACCTGCAGCGCCTTGGCCTTGTTCTCGTTCTGCGACTTGCCGTCCTGGCACGTCGCCACGATGCCGGTCGGCACGTGCGTGACGCGCACGGCGGACTTGGTCGTGTTGACGGACTGGCCGCCCGCGCCGCTGGAGCAGAACGTGTCGACGCGGATGTCCTTGTCGAGAATCTCGACCTCGACCTCCTCGACCTCCGGCATGACCGCCACCGTCGACGTCGACGTATGGATGCGGCCGCCGGACTCCGTGACCGGGATGCGCTGCACGCGATGGGCGCCGCTCTCGAACTTGAGCTTGCTGTAGGCGCCCTTGCCGGACACCTTGAAGATGACTTCCTTGAAGCCGCCGAGATCGCTCTCGCTCGCGTCCATCAGCTCGACGCGCCAGCCCTGGGACTCCGAGAAGCGGGTGTACATGCGGTACAGGTCCGACGCGAACAGCGCCGCCTCGTCGCCGCCGGCCGCGCCGCGGATCTCGACGATGACGTTCTTGTCGTCGTTGGGGTCCTTGGGCAGCAGCAGGACGCGCACTTCCTCCGCGAGCTCCTCGAGCCGCTCGCCGAGCTCCTCCAGCTCCATCTTGACCATCTCGCGCATCTCGTCGTCGAGCTTCTCCGCCTGCATCGCCTTGGCATCCTCGTACTGGGCATGCACTTGCTTGTATTCCGCATAAGCGTCGTATGCGCCCTGCAGATCCGACTGCTCCTTGGAAAGATCGCGCAGCCGCTTGGGATCGCTGGCGACATCCGGATCGCACAGCAGCTCGCTCAGCTTATCGTACCGGTCGGCCAGCGCCTGTAATCGGTCCAACACCAGACTTCACCTCTGTATGGAATTCGTATCGAATTGTTCTCGTAAAATGCCTTGCCCTTCATTATACCATATATGACAAGAGAACATAAACGGTCATGCGAAAAGCCCCGCGAGAGCCGGGGCTCCTGCAGGGCCTTGTCCCGTCCGGGCGCGGCACGGA encodes:
- the spoIIR gene encoding stage II sporulation protein R, giving the protein MLGSSLSYSSVSRTPSYSSVRRPYAAAPHAYRFPFRLSHLYLLVSLAVLLMSWESVRENAAIAPGGIPNEAIRLRILANSDSAVDQAVKRAVRDAVVAEMNGWAAGPQTIEQARAALQARMGDIEAVVARKLQARGFDYGFKAELGLAEFPTKIYGEKVYPAGDYEALRITLGEGAGQNWWCVLFPPLCFVDSDSGEAVPKAEAAAAKGGAVQATDSVQDGAAAAAEPGEAPQAKFFVWELLESLFSFLRGLFA
- the prfA gene encoding peptide chain release factor 1 — encoded protein: MLDRLQALADRYDKLSELLCDPDVASDPKRLRDLSKEQSDLQGAYDAYAEYKQVHAQYEDAKAMQAEKLDDEMREMVKMELEELGERLEELAEEVRVLLLPKDPNDDKNVIVEIRGAAGGDEAALFASDLYRMYTRFSESQGWRVELMDASESDLGGFKEVIFKVSGKGAYSKLKFESGAHRVQRIPVTESGGRIHTSTSTVAVMPEVEEVEVEILDKDIRVDTFCSSGAGGQSVNTTKSAVRVTHVPTGIVATCQDGKSQNENKAKALQVLRARIYDIHRQEEEAKIAGERKSKVGTGDRSERIRTYNFPQSRVTDHRIGLTLHRLDSVMNGDMTEIINSLSVAEQAELLEKENLA
- a CDS encoding L-threonylcarbamoyladenylate synthase is translated as MSDKLHETIRPTKRWPSQEGAALTEAELNEAAALLAAGGTVAFPTETVYGLGADARSSEAVEQVFRAKGRPSDNPLIVHIAGMEQLVGLVRPLNETELRLAERFWPGPLTLVLRALPGSVSPRVTAGLDTVAVRMPDHEVALRLIRAAGCPVAAPSANRSGRPSPTAARHVQEDLAGRISGIVDGGPTGVGLESTVAECAGPGSVRILRPGGVTPEQLRAAGFDVQLEAAPAGGHADPELAFQTGRDALEGAGGPGSAPRSPGMKYAHYAPRGEMRLVAGPRERVRATIQAAADEARGHGRRVGILAYEETADAYRADIVLACGSLAALETAAQSLYAVLREFDERGAELIWAEGCPPDGIGLALMNRLSKAAGGRVELLD
- the prmC gene encoding peptide chain release factor N(5)-glutamine methyltransferase, which produces MEHGRPADAAEGAARREALETAREHELPEGATIAEAKRRAAAYLAGLGVDEPEDNVSLLLQHVLGRSRTELMLGAREPFPAEREAAWNEAIRRKGRGEPAQYIAGEQWFYGRAFAVSPAVLIPRPETELLVEAVLQAADRLWPEAKGSARAAEQALHAGPRGPADNVARGTAPAEAAVGPVALDVGTGSGAIALTLAAERPGWQVYASDLSPAALAVARANAQRLAAPMRGFAEGDLLAPFLPDSGSPFQGLAVDILVSNPPYIPAADLAGLQPEVRNYEPRLALDGGTDGLDPYRRMAEQLRAMAELPRLVAFELGIGQSRQVAGLLEAIGGWDDIRIVTDYGGIERHVVATRTR